The following proteins are encoded in a genomic region of Burkholderia gladioli:
- a CDS encoding DUF1254 domain-containing protein produces the protein MTIFRQLPVARLTFGATAAVFVLLAGCASPQQPPDVVARKTGWMRSEVADSYLYAYPLVMMEVARQAATDPGAAGPGQAPANTLRIDASLPPAGAINPPLPGIDTLDASGWLDVGTEPLILSLPDTRGRYLDARVLDMWTNVVWSTGAEANPRNGSSRAQTIALVGPGFQGTLPAGVKRVDLPARHAWLGVRVRSGGAGRELAEARRWQRAVRLVPLSAWSARPARGAAAAGAAAADANADNGAATSASAAARVAALDAKAFFSRFASALPDNPPPQPDPHVDQVLDEIGVKAGVEPDWSGERLAAAARGVEDARARLSTPPSNLFAADGWRWLGGDAGRYGQDYTLRAYAAATHFGAGTRDDDTVAIVAVDGDGEALNGGRRYVLHFAARELPPVRAFWSLTPYTADGALPDPGRGRRAIGSLDRLQRNRDGSVDIVVSASSPGRARAANWLPAPRADFQLALRLYAPKPEATDGSWQPPPLVRQ, from the coding sequence ATGACAATCTTTCGCCAACTTCCCGTCGCCCGGCTGACCTTCGGCGCGACGGCCGCCGTGTTCGTCCTGCTGGCCGGCTGCGCGTCGCCGCAGCAGCCGCCCGATGTCGTCGCCCGCAAGACGGGCTGGATGCGCAGCGAGGTCGCCGACTCCTACCTGTATGCCTACCCGCTGGTGATGATGGAGGTGGCGCGCCAGGCCGCCACCGATCCTGGCGCCGCCGGTCCCGGCCAGGCGCCCGCCAACACGCTGCGCATCGACGCTTCGTTGCCGCCCGCCGGCGCCATCAATCCGCCGCTGCCGGGCATCGACACGCTCGACGCGAGCGGCTGGCTCGATGTCGGCACCGAACCGCTGATCCTTTCCCTGCCCGATACGCGCGGCCGTTACCTCGACGCGCGTGTGCTCGACATGTGGACCAACGTGGTCTGGTCGACGGGCGCCGAGGCCAATCCGCGTAATGGAAGCAGCCGGGCGCAAACGATTGCGCTGGTCGGGCCGGGCTTCCAGGGCACGCTGCCGGCCGGCGTTAAGCGCGTCGACCTGCCGGCGCGCCACGCCTGGCTCGGCGTGCGCGTGCGCAGCGGCGGCGCCGGGCGCGAGCTGGCCGAGGCGCGGCGCTGGCAGCGCGCGGTTCGGCTGGTGCCCTTGTCGGCCTGGAGCGCGCGTCCGGCGCGCGGCGCGGCCGCGGCGGGGGCTGCCGCGGCCGACGCGAACGCGGACAACGGCGCGGCCACCTCGGCAAGCGCCGCTGCCCGCGTCGCCGCGCTCGATGCCAAGGCCTTCTTCTCGCGCTTCGCCAGCGCCTTGCCCGACAATCCGCCGCCGCAGCCCGATCCGCACGTCGACCAGGTGCTCGACGAGATCGGCGTGAAGGCCGGCGTCGAGCCCGACTGGAGCGGCGAGCGGCTCGCCGCCGCCGCGCGCGGGGTGGAGGATGCGCGTGCACGGCTGAGCACGCCGCCGTCGAACCTGTTCGCGGCGGACGGCTGGCGCTGGCTCGGCGGCGATGCCGGCCGCTACGGGCAGGACTACACGCTGCGCGCCTACGCGGCGGCGACGCATTTCGGCGCCGGCACGCGCGACGACGACACGGTGGCGATCGTGGCCGTCGACGGCGATGGCGAGGCGCTGAACGGCGGGCGCCGCTACGTGCTGCATTTCGCGGCGCGCGAACTGCCGCCGGTGCGTGCGTTCTGGTCGCTCACGCCTTATACGGCGGACGGCGCGCTGCCCGATCCGGGCCGTGGCCGGCGCGCGATCGGCAGCCTCGACCGGCTGCAGCGCAATCGCGACGGCTCGGTCGACATCGTCGTATCGGCCAGCTCGCCGGGCCGCGCCCGCGCGGCCAACTGGCTGCCCGCGCCGCGCGCCGATTTCCAGTTGGCGCTGCGTCTCTATGCGCCCAAACCGGAGGCGACCGACGGCTCTTGGCAGCCGCCGCCGCTGGTGCGCCAGTAA
- a CDS encoding DUF748 domain-containing protein, with protein sequence MASIQKNQPENSRPSVGKRLGDVARSRRTRRVALGILIFLVVFGLLGFFAAPPLIRHIAEQQLSRQLDRPATIARIALNPYTLRLEADGVHIGERGGQGPFVDIGKLTVRPAWSSLLRGAPIVDEVRIDAPRFHIVRYDAQRFNFTDLIEKFSKPSQPSSSGPTRFSVSNIQVTDGRIDFDDRLLGARHVVDQWALGVPFVATLPSKTDIFVQPTLKLRLDGSPIAITGKTKPFSQTRESEINLKFDGLDVPKLLSYAPARLPVQMSSGRLSSDLVLRFSIDGETPALRVSGTVDLADANLSDAANHPLFAARAVHVAAGSLEPLRQVLHFDEIRVDAPVLTLTRDAAGVLNVQKLAAAQGGATNAANDAKAGNVAKAAPAAASSPAAVTAAASAPAGAASGASASTQAQAKPAAEDAKPQPLDLTIARLAIDDGTIHISDASVAPAADLTLAKLKTTLSGFTLQGRQPAKFWISTQLAQGGALNAAGAVSLAQQQVGGHLGIDGFALPAIAPYLAGASSAKLLDGRLGASIDAFADWSKPELAANVGPSSLTLDALKIGAPYAKAPVLAFSKADVKLSRIDLGARTAEVASVAINGLDVDAARLKNGEIDLAALAEPAASARGARREPAEKTAARPAAKPAAKPANGKTTAPWHYRIGELSLAGAKASFTDLSTPRPVKLAFAPLDVKVGPLTDDLSKPLPVSLRTTLNRKGSFAVAGEVTATPLDAKLRIDGNRLDAAAFEPYFGGALNATIASALLNAKGNLAVSQAKAATKASYRGDLAVVDVRMLDKASSDPFAGWRSLALSNLKANYDSERGTDVDASRVTFSGFYGRVLLDAQGRLNLNDVVARQSGPAQSLTRDASGAEPVPLSPTAAAVAAASAHPASGASATTATAAASPASAASSVAGTLASANAASGAAAPLPASVPSVVVKAAPAPSQPVRMRFGELVLQDGRVTYTDNFIRPNYTADLVAIKGTVGAFGTDSQTSAPVDIAASLAGNGPISIKGSVNPLIAKPALDLTASAHGIELTNLTPYSAKYAGYPITKGKLNVDLHYQLADDQLSANNHIFIDQLTFGDHIDNDTATKLPVRLAISLLKNSRGEIDVNIPVSGSLSNPEFSIGGLIWHAVLNLLKKAVTAPFSLIASAFGGNGEELGYVEFAPGVATLSDASKQKLDTISKMLAEKPSIRLDLTGRVDPARDAPGLRDAYVERLVRQQKLKDVVGQGESIDPMTVKVTPEEYTKYLTKAYKAADFKKPRNLIGMQKTLPDADMKAALEAHAPADDAALRELAQQRAQAVRQYLDGKVDASRMFIVAPRLDAKGIEDKGATTRVDFGLK encoded by the coding sequence ATGGCCAGCATCCAGAAAAATCAACCTGAGAACTCCCGTCCGTCCGTCGGCAAGCGGCTCGGCGACGTGGCCCGGTCGCGCCGCACCAGGCGCGTCGCGCTCGGCATCCTCATTTTCCTGGTCGTGTTCGGCCTGCTCGGTTTCTTCGCGGCGCCGCCGCTGATCCGCCATATCGCCGAGCAGCAGTTGAGCCGCCAGCTCGACCGCCCCGCCACGATCGCGCGGATCGCGCTGAACCCCTACACGCTGCGGCTCGAGGCCGACGGCGTCCATATCGGCGAGCGCGGCGGGCAAGGCCCCTTCGTCGACATCGGCAAGCTGACCGTGCGGCCGGCCTGGAGCTCGCTGCTGCGCGGCGCGCCGATCGTCGACGAGGTGCGCATCGACGCGCCGCGCTTCCACATCGTCCGCTACGACGCGCAGCGCTTCAATTTCACCGACCTGATCGAGAAGTTCTCGAAGCCGTCGCAGCCCTCGTCCTCCGGGCCGACGCGCTTCTCGGTGTCGAACATCCAGGTCACCGACGGCCGGATCGACTTCGACGATCGCCTGCTCGGCGCCCGGCACGTGGTCGATCAATGGGCGCTCGGCGTGCCCTTCGTCGCCACCCTGCCCTCGAAGACCGACATCTTCGTGCAGCCGACCCTGAAGCTGCGCCTCGACGGCAGCCCGATCGCGATCACCGGCAAGACCAAGCCCTTCTCGCAGACGCGCGAATCGGAGATCAACCTGAAGTTCGACGGGCTCGACGTGCCCAAGCTGCTGTCCTACGCGCCGGCCAGGCTGCCGGTCCAGATGAGTTCCGGCAGGCTGTCGAGCGACCTGGTGCTGCGCTTCTCGATCGACGGCGAGACGCCCGCGCTGCGCGTGTCGGGCACGGTCGACCTGGCCGACGCGAATCTCAGCGACGCGGCGAACCATCCGCTGTTCGCGGCGCGCGCCGTGCATGTGGCGGCGGGCTCGCTCGAACCGCTGCGGCAGGTGCTGCATTTCGACGAGATCCGCGTCGACGCGCCGGTGCTCACGCTCACGCGCGATGCGGCCGGCGTGCTGAACGTGCAGAAGCTGGCAGCGGCCCAGGGCGGCGCGACGAATGCGGCGAACGACGCGAAGGCCGGGAACGTCGCGAAGGCGGCGCCCGCCGCGGCCTCGTCGCCGGCGGCCGTCACGGCAGCCGCGTCGGCACCGGCAGGCGCGGCGAGCGGCGCGAGCGCAAGCACGCAGGCCCAGGCCAAGCCCGCCGCCGAGGACGCGAAGCCGCAACCGCTCGACCTGACGATCGCCCGCCTCGCGATCGACGACGGCACCATCCACATCAGCGACGCCTCGGTGGCCCCCGCCGCCGATCTCACGCTCGCCAAGCTGAAGACCACGCTGTCCGGCTTCACGCTGCAGGGCCGGCAGCCAGCCAAGTTCTGGATCTCGACCCAGCTCGCCCAGGGCGGCGCGCTGAACGCGGCCGGCGCCGTCAGCCTGGCCCAGCAGCAGGTGGGCGGCCATCTGGGCATCGACGGCTTCGCGCTGCCGGCGATCGCGCCGTACCTGGCCGGGGCGAGCTCGGCGAAGCTGCTCGACGGCAGGCTCGGCGCCTCGATCGACGCCTTCGCGGATTGGTCGAAGCCGGAGCTGGCGGCCAATGTCGGCCCCAGCAGCCTGACGCTCGATGCGCTGAAGATCGGCGCGCCTTATGCGAAGGCGCCGGTGCTGGCCTTCTCGAAGGCCGACGTGAAGCTCTCGCGCATCGATCTCGGCGCGCGCACGGCCGAGGTGGCGAGCGTGGCCATCAACGGCCTGGACGTCGACGCGGCGCGCCTGAAGAACGGCGAGATCGACCTGGCCGCGCTGGCCGAGCCGGCGGCATCCGCGCGCGGCGCGCGTCGCGAGCCGGCGGAGAAAACCGCCGCCAGACCGGCCGCGAAACCGGCCGCAAAGCCGGCCAACGGCAAGACCACCGCGCCCTGGCATTACCGGATCGGCGAGCTGAGCCTGGCCGGCGCCAAGGCCAGCTTCACCGACCTGTCCACCCCGCGCCCCGTGAAGCTGGCGTTCGCGCCGCTCGACGTGAAGGTCGGGCCGCTCACCGACGATCTGTCCAAGCCGCTGCCGGTTTCGCTGCGCACCACGCTGAACCGCAAGGGCAGTTTCGCGGTGGCGGGCGAGGTGACGGCCACGCCGCTCGACGCGAAGCTGCGCATCGACGGCAACCGGCTCGATGCGGCCGCCTTCGAGCCGTATTTCGGCGGCGCGCTCAATGCCACCATCGCCAGCGCGCTGCTCAACGCGAAGGGCAACCTGGCGGTGTCGCAGGCGAAGGCGGCGACCAAGGCCTCGTATCGCGGCGATCTCGCCGTGGTGGACGTGCGGATGCTCGACAAGGCCAGCTCGGACCCGTTCGCGGGCTGGCGTTCGCTGGCGCTGTCGAACCTGAAGGCGAACTACGACAGCGAGCGCGGCACCGATGTCGACGCTTCGCGCGTGACCTTCTCCGGCTTCTACGGCCGCGTGCTGCTCGACGCGCAGGGGCGCCTGAACCTCAACGACGTGGTGGCCAGGCAGAGCGGCCCGGCGCAATCGCTGACGCGCGACGCCAGCGGCGCCGAACCGGTGCCCTTGTCGCCGACGGCCGCGGCCGTCGCGGCGGCGAGCGCGCATCCGGCCTCGGGCGCTTCGGCGACCACCGCGACCGCCGCGGCCAGCCCTGCCTCGGCCGCCTCCAGCGTGGCCGGCACGCTGGCCTCGGCCAACGCCGCCTCGGGCGCCGCCGCGCCGCTGCCGGCCTCGGTGCCGAGCGTGGTGGTGAAGGCCGCGCCGGCGCCGAGCCAGCCGGTGCGGATGCGCTTTGGCGAACTGGTGCTGCAGGACGGCCGCGTCACCTATACCGACAACTTCATCCGCCCGAACTACACGGCCGACCTGGTGGCGATCAAGGGCACGGTGGGCGCGTTCGGCACCGATTCGCAGACCAGCGCGCCGGTCGACATCGCGGCCAGCCTGGCCGGCAACGGCCCGATCTCGATCAAGGGTTCGGTCAATCCGCTGATCGCCAAGCCGGCGCTGGACCTGACGGCCTCGGCGCACGGCATCGAGCTGACCAACCTGACGCCGTACTCGGCGAAGTACGCCGGCTACCCGATCACCAAGGGCAAGCTCAACGTCGACCTGCACTACCAACTCGCCGACGACCAGCTCAGCGCCAACAACCACATCTTCATCGACCAGCTCACCTTCGGCGACCACATCGACAACGACACGGCCACCAAGCTGCCGGTGCGCCTGGCGATCTCGCTGCTGAAGAACTCGCGCGGCGAGATCGACGTGAACATCCCCGTGTCGGGCTCGCTGTCGAACCCCGAGTTCAGCATCGGCGGGCTGATCTGGCATGCCGTGCTGAACCTGTTGAAGAAGGCGGTGACGGCGCCGTTCTCGCTGATCGCCAGCGCCTTCGGCGGCAACGGCGAGGAGCTCGGCTACGTCGAATTCGCGCCGGGCGTGGCCACGCTCTCCGACGCCTCGAAGCAGAAGCTCGACACCATCTCGAAGATGCTGGCCGAGAAGCCCTCGATCCGCCTCGACCTGACGGGCCGCGTCGATCCCGCGCGCGACGCGCCGGGCCTGCGCGATGCCTATGTCGAGCGCCTGGTGCGCCAGCAGAAGCTCAAGGACGTGGTGGGGCAGGGCGAGAGCATCGACCCGATGACGGTCAAGGTCACGCCGGAGGAATACACGAAGTACCTGACCAAGGCCTACAAGGCGGCCGACTTCAAGAAGCCGCGCAACCTGATCGGCATGCAGAAGACGCTGCCCGACGCGGACATGAAGGCCGCGCTCGAGGCGCACGCGCCGGCCGACGACGCGGCCCTGCGCGAGCTTGCCCAGCAGCGCGCGCAGGCGGTGCGCCAGTACCTGGACGGCAAGGTGGATGCGAGCCGGATGTTCATCGTGGCGCCCAGGCTCGACGCCAAGGGCATCGAGGACAAGGGCGCGACCACGCGCGTCGACTTCGGGCTCAAATGA
- a CDS encoding heavy metal translocating P-type ATPase — protein MMNDLSHPITPETTELDVEGMTCGGCARRVETALAQLPGVISAHVDLAGKTASVSAAPEVGAASLVEAVERAGYRAQARARGIESAVALRVTGMTCGGCARRVEKALAAVPGVAQAKVDLAATRAEVEFAADAQVDAQALVAAVAAAGYQAERIEGDAVDLAAPAGPAPQPAAPPVAVSFVPMPKPKSRAKPAASDAHHAEPAAIEQAPAPTAASAAAPIELDIAGMTCASCSNRVEKALAQVPGVSRASVNLATERASVRAEASVSAAQLIAAVEKAGYRATPLSAGASDIESAPAPAAPARQPIELEIGGMTCASCSGRVEKALAQVPGVSRASVNLATERASISVEDSVSAAQLVAAVEKAGYRATPLVVDEPVPAQSPDAPAIELEIGGMTCASCSGRVEKALAQVPGVSSASVNLATERASISAEAAVSVAQLVAAVEKAGYRATPAAGSAGPIGTAAPAATSPTAPRPSAESRKAAEARRDLLLLIGSAVLTLPLVAPMLAAPFGLSFMLPAPLEFVLAAIVQFGFGARFYRAAWHALRARAGNMDLLVALGTSAAFGLSVWQMLRAPEQAGHLYFEAAAVIVTLVRFGKWLEARAKRQTTDAIRALNALRPDRARIVEQGVEREVPLAQVRVGSIVAVRPGERFPVDGRIAAGASHVDESLITGESLPVAKAPGDRVTAGSINAEGALSVETTAIGAETTLARIIRLVESAQAEKAPIQRLVDRVSAVFVPAVLTLAVLTFAGWMLAGAPAEIAILNAVAVLVIACPCALGLATPAAIMAGTGVAARHGVLIQDALALELAQRTAVVAFDKTGTLTEGKPSVTAFEPIGTTRETAMAIAAAIQRHSEHPLARAIVAAHHGEAHGEARAPQASDAKAVAGRGVEARIDGTRHAIGSARWLDELAIEVPAAARQRAAELEAAGNTVSWLMRLDAPAAVLALIAFGDTVKPSAREAISRLHALGIRTALVTGDNQGSATAVARELGIDEVHAQVLPDDKARVIAQLKASTQGVVAMVGDGINDAPALAAADIGIAMATGTDVAMHTAGITLMRGDPALVAAAIDISRRTYRKIRQNLFWAFVYNVVGVPLAAFGLLNPMIAGAAMAFSSVSVVTNALLLKMWKGEAR, from the coding sequence ATGATGAACGACCTGTCCCATCCCATTACGCCCGAGACCACCGAGCTGGACGTCGAGGGCATGACTTGCGGCGGCTGTGCCCGCCGTGTCGAAACCGCGCTGGCCCAGTTGCCCGGCGTGATCTCCGCCCATGTCGACCTCGCCGGCAAGACCGCCAGCGTCAGCGCCGCGCCTGAAGTGGGGGCCGCGAGCCTGGTCGAGGCCGTCGAACGCGCCGGTTATCGCGCCCAGGCGCGGGCTCGCGGGATTGAATCGGCTGTCGCGCTGCGTGTGACGGGCATGACCTGCGGCGGCTGCGCGCGGCGCGTCGAGAAGGCGCTGGCCGCCGTGCCCGGCGTCGCGCAGGCAAAGGTCGACCTGGCCGCCACGCGGGCCGAGGTGGAATTCGCCGCCGATGCCCAGGTGGATGCGCAGGCCCTGGTCGCGGCGGTTGCCGCGGCGGGTTATCAGGCCGAGCGTATCGAGGGCGACGCGGTGGACTTGGCGGCACCTGCCGGGCCGGCTCCGCAGCCAGCAGCTCCGCCGGTCGCGGTCAGCTTCGTGCCGATGCCGAAGCCGAAATCGCGTGCGAAGCCGGCGGCAAGCGATGCGCATCACGCGGAACCGGCGGCGATCGAGCAGGCTCCCGCACCGACCGCGGCTTCGGCTGCGGCTCCGATCGAACTCGATATCGCCGGGATGACCTGTGCGTCGTGCTCGAATCGCGTCGAGAAGGCGCTGGCCCAGGTGCCGGGCGTCTCGCGCGCCAGCGTCAATCTCGCCACCGAACGCGCCAGCGTCCGCGCCGAAGCTTCCGTTTCCGCCGCGCAGCTGATCGCGGCCGTCGAAAAGGCCGGTTATCGCGCCACGCCGCTCAGCGCCGGCGCCAGTGACATCGAGAGCGCGCCGGCGCCGGCAGCCCCGGCAAGGCAGCCGATCGAACTCGAGATCGGCGGCATGACCTGCGCTTCCTGCTCGGGCCGCGTCGAGAAGGCACTGGCGCAGGTGCCGGGCGTCTCGCGCGCCAGCGTGAATCTTGCCACCGAGCGCGCCAGCATCAGCGTCGAGGATTCCGTTTCGGCCGCGCAACTCGTCGCCGCCGTCGAGAAAGCCGGCTATCGCGCCACGCCGCTGGTCGTCGACGAACCCGTTCCCGCTCAATCCCCCGACGCGCCGGCCATCGAACTCGAGATCGGTGGCATGACCTGCGCTTCCTGCTCAGGCCGCGTCGAGAAGGCGCTCGCCCAGGTGCCGGGCGTCTCGAGCGCCAGCGTCAATCTCGCCACCGAACGCGCCAGCATCAGCGCCGAAGCCGCCGTGTCGGTCGCGCAACTGGTGGCCGCCGTCGAGAAAGCCGGCTATCGCGCCACGCCCGCTGCCGGCTCGGCCGGCCCGATCGGCACGGCAGCCCCTGCCGCCACCTCCCCCACCGCCCCGCGCCCGAGCGCCGAATCGCGCAAGGCCGCCGAGGCGCGCCGCGATCTCCTGCTGCTGATCGGCTCGGCCGTGCTGACCCTGCCGCTGGTCGCGCCGATGTTAGCCGCGCCCTTCGGCCTGTCGTTCATGTTGCCCGCGCCGCTCGAATTCGTGCTGGCCGCGATCGTGCAATTCGGTTTCGGCGCGCGCTTCTACCGCGCCGCCTGGCACGCGCTGCGCGCGCGCGCCGGCAACATGGACCTGCTGGTCGCGCTCGGCACCTCGGCCGCGTTCGGCCTGAGCGTCTGGCAGATGCTGCGCGCGCCGGAGCAGGCCGGGCACCTCTACTTCGAGGCGGCCGCCGTGATCGTCACCCTGGTGCGCTTCGGCAAATGGCTCGAGGCGCGCGCCAAGCGCCAGACCACCGACGCGATCCGCGCGCTCAACGCGCTGCGCCCCGATCGCGCGCGCATCGTCGAACAGGGCGTGGAACGCGAGGTGCCGCTGGCCCAGGTGCGGGTCGGCTCGATCGTCGCGGTGCGGCCGGGCGAACGCTTCCCGGTGGACGGCAGGATCGCCGCCGGCGCCTCGCACGTCGACGAATCGCTGATCACCGGCGAGAGCCTGCCGGTGGCGAAAGCGCCCGGCGATCGCGTCACGGCCGGCTCGATCAATGCCGAAGGCGCGCTCAGCGTCGAGACCACCGCGATCGGCGCCGAAACCACGCTGGCCCGCATCATCCGCCTGGTCGAATCGGCCCAGGCCGAGAAGGCGCCGATCCAGCGCCTGGTCGATCGCGTCAGCGCCGTGTTCGTGCCGGCCGTGCTCACGCTCGCGGTGCTGACCTTCGCCGGCTGGATGCTGGCCGGCGCGCCGGCCGAAATCGCCATCCTCAACGCGGTGGCGGTGCTGGTGATCGCCTGCCCCTGCGCGCTCGGGCTCGCCACGCCGGCCGCGATCATGGCCGGCACCGGCGTGGCCGCGCGCCACGGCGTGCTGATCCAGGATGCGCTGGCGCTCGAACTCGCGCAGCGCACCGCCGTGGTCGCCTTCGACAAGACCGGCACGCTGACCGAAGGCAAGCCCTCGGTCACCGCCTTCGAGCCGATCGGCACGACGCGCGAGACGGCCATGGCCATCGCCGCCGCGATCCAGCGGCACAGCGAGCATCCGCTGGCCCGCGCGATCGTCGCGGCCCACCACGGCGAAGCGCATGGCGAGGCGCGCGCGCCTCAGGCGAGCGACGCGAAGGCGGTGGCCGGACGCGGCGTGGAAGCGCGTATCGACGGCACGCGCCATGCGATCGGCAGCGCGCGCTGGCTCGACGAACTCGCGATCGAGGTGCCGGCCGCCGCGCGCCAGCGTGCCGCCGAACTCGAGGCGGCCGGCAATACCGTGTCCTGGCTGATGCGGCTCGACGCGCCGGCGGCGGTGCTGGCCCTGATCGCCTTCGGCGACACCGTGAAGCCGAGCGCGCGCGAGGCGATTTCCCGGCTGCATGCGCTGGGCATCCGCACCGCGCTGGTGACGGGCGACAACCAGGGCAGCGCGACGGCCGTCGCGCGCGAACTGGGCATCGACGAAGTCCACGCCCAGGTCCTGCCCGACGACAAGGCACGCGTGATCGCGCAGTTGAAGGCCTCGACCCAGGGCGTGGTGGCGATGGTCGGCGACGGCATCAACGACGCGCCGGCGCTGGCCGCCGCCGATATCGGCATCGCCATGGCGACCGGCACCGACGTGGCGATGCACACCGCCGGCATCACGCTGATGCGCGGCGACCCGGCCCTGGTGGCGGCGGCCATCGACATCTCGCGCCGCACCTATCGCAAGATCCGGCAGAACCTGTTCTGGGCCTTCGTCTACAACGTGGTGGGCGTGCCGCTGGCCGCCTTCGGGCTGCTCAATCCGATGATCGCCGGCGCGGCGATGGCCTTCTCCAGCGTCAGCGTGGTGACCAATGCGCTGCTGCTGAAGATGTGGAAGGGCGAGGCGCGCTAG
- a CDS encoding DOPA 4,5-dioxygenase family protein → MTLLDPASIDSWHAHVYFDADSRDAAWALRQVIDEQLGARVQLGRFHERPVGPHPMWSYQLAFDGSQLTPVLGWLALNHGALDVFVHPNTGDALRDHRDCAVWIGRSHQLRLEALFG, encoded by the coding sequence ATGACCCTACTCGACCCCGCCAGCATCGATAGCTGGCACGCTCACGTCTACTTCGACGCCGACAGCCGCGACGCCGCGTGGGCACTGCGCCAGGTGATCGACGAGCAGCTCGGCGCTCGCGTGCAGCTCGGCCGTTTCCACGAACGCCCGGTCGGCCCGCATCCGATGTGGTCGTACCAGCTCGCCTTCGACGGCAGCCAGCTCACGCCCGTGCTCGGCTGGCTCGCGCTCAACCACGGCGCACTCGACGTGTTCGTCCATCCGAACACCGGCGATGCGCTGCGCGACCATCGCGATTGCGCGGTGTGGATCGGCCGCTCGCATCAACTGCGTCTCGAGGCGCTGTTCGGCTAG
- a CDS encoding alkaline phosphatase family protein, with amino-acid sequence MTSNKRRDFLKLGTHTLAAAGMASVLPPAIRNALAQTTPPGKLADIEHVIIFMQENRSFDHYFGMLPGVRGLSDPHPAPLPSGQTIWYQPNNGTGSYAARNPSGKLVANVMPYPLNPGTGSPVNYQGVNLNHDWKGSQSTWANWNAWIQKKGYRSMGYLKPADLPFYYALANAFTVCDAYHCSLFGPTNPNRRYLWTGTSGAGTITNSSWTHYIVENDDLWESNVTSDPANDRGQQNGWDWKTYADVLEDNQVNWKVYQGYGNYGDNALAYFNPFRRGGDADKIARARSYGGKSGDNDAQSANGLIAALQADLAAKDANGKSSFPAVSWIVAPYTYCEHPTALSSDGESFAERVINTVIGSKDVWSKCAIFITYDENDGYFDHVPPPIPPLDGYGKHNLQTAAGTPIDLGDETYQSTPIGLGPRVPMMVVSPWSKGGRVSSRLSDHTSVIRFLETWLTARGYPAGKVQCPNISAWRRAVCGDLTETLNLAAPVNTPSDSDVLHWSITEPSNGPNSSYAPYPYSDGDTFSPGVPAKSRGACPLPYQAAVTARKSGTSIALSFDNTKSSAAATFIVYVNALSSAQKVFHYSVAAGTTLDDSLVLSASDSQCQVFGPPSPGGYFWKF; translated from the coding sequence ATGACATCGAACAAACGCCGCGATTTTCTGAAACTGGGAACCCACACGCTGGCCGCCGCCGGCATGGCGTCGGTCCTGCCCCCCGCGATCCGTAACGCGCTCGCCCAGACCACGCCGCCGGGAAAGCTCGCCGACATCGAGCACGTGATCATCTTCATGCAGGAGAACCGCTCGTTCGACCATTACTTCGGCATGCTGCCGGGCGTGCGCGGCCTCTCCGATCCGCATCCGGCGCCGCTGCCGAGCGGCCAGACGATCTGGTACCAGCCGAACAACGGCACGGGCAGCTACGCCGCGCGCAATCCCTCGGGCAAGCTGGTGGCCAACGTGATGCCCTATCCGCTCAATCCCGGCACCGGCAGCCCCGTCAATTACCAGGGCGTCAATCTCAATCACGACTGGAAGGGCTCGCAAAGCACCTGGGCCAACTGGAACGCCTGGATCCAGAAGAAGGGCTACAGGAGCATGGGCTACCTGAAGCCCGCCGACCTGCCCTTCTACTACGCGCTCGCCAATGCCTTCACGGTCTGCGACGCCTATCACTGCTCACTGTTCGGCCCGACCAACCCGAACCGCCGCTACCTGTGGACCGGCACCTCGGGCGCCGGCACGATCACCAATTCGTCCTGGACGCACTACATCGTCGAGAACGACGACCTGTGGGAGAGCAACGTCACCTCGGATCCGGCCAACGACAGGGGCCAGCAGAACGGCTGGGACTGGAAGACCTATGCCGACGTGCTCGAGGACAACCAGGTGAACTGGAAGGTGTACCAGGGCTACGGCAACTACGGCGACAACGCGCTGGCCTACTTCAACCCGTTCCGGCGCGGCGGCGATGCCGACAAGATCGCGCGGGCGCGCAGCTACGGCGGCAAGTCCGGCGACAACGACGCGCAATCGGCCAACGGCCTGATCGCCGCGCTGCAGGCCGACCTGGCGGCCAAGGACGCGAACGGCAAGAGCAGCTTCCCGGCCGTCTCGTGGATCGTCGCGCCCTATACCTATTGCGAGCACCCGACCGCGCTCTCGAGCGACGGCGAATCCTTCGCCGAGCGCGTGATCAACACGGTGATCGGCAGCAAGGACGTGTGGAGCAAGTGCGCGATCTTCATCACCTATGACGAGAACGACGGCTACTTCGACCACGTGCCGCCGCCGATCCCGCCGCTCGACGGCTACGGCAAGCACAACCTGCAGACCGCCGCCGGCACGCCGATCGATCTCGGCGACGAAACCTACCAGTCGACCCCGATCGGGCTCGGGCCGCGCGTGCCGATGATGGTGGTGTCGCCGTGGAGCAAGGGCGGGCGCGTGTCCTCACGACTCTCGGACCACACCTCGGTGATCCGCTTCCTAGAGACCTGGCTCACCGCGCGCGGTTATCCCGCCGGCAAGGTGCAATGCCCGAACATCTCGGCCTGGCGCCGCGCCGTGTGCGGCGATCTCACCGAGACGCTGAACCTGGCGGCGCCTGTCAACACGCCGAGCGACTCGGACGTGCTGCACTGGTCGATCACCGAGCCGAGCAACGGGCCGAACTCGAGCTACGCGCCCTATCCGTATTCGGACGGCGATACCTTCTCGCCGGGCGTGCCCGCCAAGTCGCGCGGCGCCTGCCCGCTGCCTTACCAGGCCGCGGTCACGGCCCGCAAGTCCGGCACCTCGATCGCGCTGAGCTTCGACAATACGAAATCCAGCGCCGCCGCCACCTTCATCGTCTATGTGAACGCCCTGAGTTCGGCGCAGAAGGTGTTCCACTACTCGGTGGCGGCCGGCACCACGCTCGATGATTCACTGGTGCTGAGCGCGAGCGACAGCCAGTGCCAGGTGTTCGGGCCCCCGTCGCCGGGCGGGTATTTCTGGAAGTTCTGA